The Tenacibaculum sp. MAR_2010_89 sequence AGTAACATTAAAGCTCCAGATTGTCCATAACGCCCCTGACTCAAAACTATTATTACATATATACCACCCGCAACTAAAGGCACTAAAAAGTTAAATAATAATCTTCTTGTAGTTGGATCCCATATTTTCTCTTGATTTTTCTTTGCCTTTTTTGTTGTTAAAAAAATGGCAGTTCCTACACTCAAAATCCCAATCAATAAAAGTACAATACTTAATAACTGAAATACTTTTCCATCTAAAGTTAAATAGCCCCTTCCATTAATATTCACTACCCAATAGGCATATCCTGCACCTAATAAAGCATATATACCAGCTAAAATACCAGAAAGACCACTTAATGAAATAAAACGTGATGATTTATTCATTAAATTTTTAATTTCAGATATATCTTTTAAATATTCTTCTCTACTCATTTTTTAAAGTACTTTGAACCACAAAGTAAGTATTTTTATTTCATTATAACAAATATTTTTTTTCAAAAAATCAAAAACTGAAAAGAGTTATTCTACTAATACTTTGTATTGCATTACTAGCTCATTATTTACATAAATATTTAAGTTGGTATTTTCTTTAGGCTTTTTAAAATAAATTCGACTTGTAGAATTAGTATTCTTAACATGAGGAACTCTTAGATATTTATCATTAGAATACGTGTATAGTATTGAAGCCTTTTTATCTATTCCTTTAAGTTTTAAATATAGTTTTTCTCTTTTTTTAACTTTAATCTCTCCTAATTTTGGAGTGATGATTTCAATATTTGATGTTAAAAAAGAGTCATGAAAAAAAGGATCATTACAAAACTCTTTTAAAGGCTTTTGTTTTAAATACTTTCTCCAAAAAACTTTAGAAGGAAAGTGAGTTAATCTAAGTTTATCTTTATTCACATCAAAAAAACTTACATCTAAATATTTTTGCCAAACACCTCTATAATTATACCCTGCTCCATATGTTAAATCAATAAGTTTCCATTCATTTTCTACATACACCGCATTCCAAACATGGTTTTTATTAGAAACTATCTTACCAATTTGTTCTACGGATGATCTAGTATATCCATAAATTAATTCATTTTTAATTTTAAGGGCATTACAAACCTTATTAAACAATAATGCATATCCTAAGCATACTGCTTTTTTCGTTTCAAATGCTTCTACTATGGTTTGCCTATTTTTATAGTCCTTTAGTCTTTTAAGGCTTTCTTTATTCTGATAAATCAAAAATTCAGGAGAAAATAATACATTTGAATTTTCATAGGCTATGTTTAAGGCTATCCAAGTATATACTGCCCTTGCCTTCTCTATATTAGTTTCAAAATCGTAATCTATTTTTTCAACTAAATGATTTATAGATTTTATATTGTTATATGAGTGAATAATTTTATCAACCTTAGTAAGTTTTACGTCAAATACCCCCTCTTGCGAAAAGATAAATGTTGATACGGTGAAAAGTAAAAAAGTAATTAGTGATTTTTTCATAACATCATTTTCAAATAAATATACAAATTAATATTCAACTGAAGTAAAACCTAATACAGTACCTTTCTTATTAAATTTATGCAAAGTAAAATCTATTAGAAAACATCTAATATTTAATCTTATATAGCAGTTCTATTTAAGCTTATATTCTAAATTAATTTGTACTCTATATAAATTTTACCGTCAACAACTAAAAATAACTTGTTACAATTTTTTGTAGGTGTAATTTTAATATAACCAACATCATTTTTATAAATAAGACTTGGTTTTTTTGCAAATCTGTAACTACTTAATCCACACAAAACAGTTTGAAAAGACGAAAGGTTTTTTACTTTTAAAAGTACAGTATTTTTCGTTTTAATAATCCCTTTTAAAGGCCCTAATAACTCTAAATTAGTTTTTAAAAAGTCAGAGGAATAAATTGGCTGATCATAAAATTCTTTTTTTGAAAGCTTCATTCCAAACAACCATTTTTTATCTTTTGGGTAATGCGTTTTCAAATAATGCTTTTTAGGAAAGTTAAAAAAGTATTCATTAAAATTTGGTTGCCATCTTCCATTTATCACTGCTCCTGATGCCCAAGTAGCATCCATAAGAACCCATTTATTATTTATTTTAACAACATTCCAAGCATGGTTTGGTACATTTAATTTTTCTCCTATATCATAAATAGAATTTCTTACATACCCCTTTATTACTTCATTTTCAAAACCTAAATAACTAAAAACCTTGGCTAAAGTTTGTGCATATCCTTCACAAACTCCTTTGTTTGTTTTTAATGTTTTTGCAACAATACTATCTTTAATGGCTTGTATTTTCTGTAATCTGTCTTCTTCATTTTTATAACTAAAACCAATTCTTTTTTGAGACTGATTTTGATAAGCAGACAGGTTATATTTTATATTGTTAGATACCCAATAAAACACAGCCTTAGCTTGACCTTCTTTAGAAGAAAAATCTTTTGCTACTTTTTTAGCAAGACGTTTAGCTGTTATTTGTTTAGGGTATTTTTTTAGCTTCTCATTAATTTCTTTAAAGTTTTGAGATGTAACATTAAAAGAAATCAATAAAATTAAATATAAAAAAAGTTTGCGCATATTATATTAAGGGATTATAATTTTAACTAACTAACCAAAAACTATGCCTACAATTTAATAATTGTTTTTCTAATAGCAATTAAATTAGTTAATAATGCCTCTAAATATTTTAAATCTAACATATTTGCACCATCACTTTTAGCATTTGAAGGGTCAAAATGAGTTTCAATAAAAAGCCCATCTACATTATTTACAACACCTGCTCTTGCTATTGTTTCAATCATATCAGGTCTACCACCAGTTACTCCACTTGATTGATTTGGTTGTTGCAAAGAATGTGTAACATCTAATACGGTAGGTGCATATTCTCTCATTGTAGGTATCCCTCTAAAATCAACTATCATATCTTGATAACCGAACATAGTACCTCTATCAGTTATCCAAGCGTTCTTATTTCCAGAATCGTGAACTTTTTTTACTGCATGTTGCATTGCTTCTGGGCTCATAAATTGCCCCTTTTTAAGATTTACAACTTTACCAGTTTTTGCAGCAGCTACCACTAAATCTGTTTGTCGCACTAAAAATGCAGGTATTTGTAAAACATCAACAAACTCTGCTGCTTTTTCGGCATCAGATACTTCGTGAATATCGGTAACAGTAGGTACATTAAATGTTTCAGAAACTTTACGTAAAATTTTTAATGCTTTCTCATCTCCTATTCCAGTAAAACTATCAACTCTACTCCTATTCGCCTTTTTAAAACTCCCTTTAAATATATAAGGTATCTCTAACTTGTCAGTTATGGAAATTACTTTTTCAGCAATTCTTAAAGCCATATCTTCACCTTCTATAGCACAAGGTCCAGCTAAAAGAAAAAAGTTATTTGAATTACTATGTTTTATATTAGGAATATCTGATAAATGCATATTAGTTATTTATTTAAAAACAAAAATAAGAAATTAAATTAGCTATATTTAGACTTTAAAATCAATTTAACATGAATAAAAAACCAATATTCCTTTTAGCATTAATTTTCTCGTTTATTTCTTGTAAACAAACAAAAAATATTAAACGAAATAACACAAAAGTTACTCAAAAAAAGAATATTTCAATAGATTCTTCATTAGTACGTAAACATTTATATACATTATCCTCTGATGAAATGGAAGGGAGAAAGCCTGGAACAGAAGGGATGGAAAAAACTACTGTATATATTGAAAACGAATATAAAAAAATAGGCTTAAAAACTTTTGGTGACCTTAAAAGTTATCGTCAAAACTTTACTCATAAAGGAATTAAAATGAGTAATATTATTGGTGTATTGGAAGGAAAAACTAAGAAAAATGAATTTGTTATTGTATCGGCTCATCATGATCATTTAGGTGTTAAAAAAAGTGGAGATGGTGATCGCATATTTAACGGTGCTAATGATGATGCTTCTGGTGTAGTTGGTGTTTTAACTTTAGCTGAATATTTTGCAAAAAGTGATACTAACGAACGTAGTATTTTATTTGTTTGTTTTACAGCTGAAGAAATGGGGTTAATAGGGTCTACATACTTTGGTAAAGGAATTGACCCAACTAAATTTGTTGCTGGAATTAACTTAGAATTAATAGGAAAAGAACCAAAAACTGGTCCAAAAACTGCTTGGTTAACTGGTTTTGATCGCTCTAACTTTGGTAAGATCATTCAAAAAAACCTTGAAGGAACTGACTATAAATTATTTCCTGACCCGTATCTAAAGTTTAACCTGTTTTTTAGATCAGATAATGCGTCCTTAGCTCGCTTAGGAGTTCCATCACATACCTTTTCAACAACTCCTATTGATATAGATCCAGATTATCATAAGGTTTCAGATGAAGCAGAAACTTTAAATGTTGGGGTTCTAACAGAAACTGTTAAAGCAGTAGCAAAAGGTACTGAAAGCATTATTAATGGTAAAGATACACCTACAAGAGTTGTTATAAAAGAATAGTCCTGTACAATTACATAAAACCCTGAAATAATGAACGTTATTCAAGAATTAACAGAAAAATATAATGGGAAATATTCAGAAGAATCAACTATAAATGTAAACAGTCCGATTGGAAAATACGTTTATAAACCAAAAAGTGGCATTATAGAACTTGATGGAACTAAAATAAGTATTAATTTAAATGAAGTTGCTGGAGCAATGCCAGTAACTGAACCGTTTCGGATTACTTTACATTTGGATAAAACTTACGCAACTGAATTAACAATATTCCCAATTGATTCGTGGAATAAATTTCTGAATTTCATTATACCGCAACGAGGAAAGTTTGTTCATAAGTCGCTTGTAAAACAATTTTTGTTTCGAGGAAATATAGACTTGATAAAACAACTCGCAATTGATAAATTCTTTTGTAACGAAATTTTAAATGACAAAATTTATATAAAAACCGGAGTTAAGACAACCACCCAAATTACTTTAACACCTGAATATGGAATTAAAGACATTAAACAACTTGAAAAATATGTTTCTGTACTAAAACGAATTGAAAATAAAATAAAAGCGTCACACAACAATTTATATTCGTAAATACTGTGGACTCAACTATCTTCTTATCAAATTCACTCGGAATAACTAAAAATTAATACTAAACCGAAAAAAGCATTAACCCTTACTGAAAATCAAGATTTTACAAAACCTATATAATTTCTAAACAATTATTAAAAAGCAAGAATGATTTTCTTGCTTTTTTTGTTTCCTTAACATTAAACTAATGATAATTTAATAATTCAAACAACACTATATTGACAATTACTCTTAAATTTTATTAATTTTTTACTACATTCGCTAAAATTTAATAACAAACCCTTCAAATTATGAAAAAAAATCTTTTAAGTATTGGGATAATCTTTATGATGTTCTCTTGCTCTACAAACGATTCATTAGAAATTCAAAATCAAGAACAAAAAGAGTTATTATCAAAAACAGAAATTAATAGTGTTATCAAAAAATCTTTAGAAACTAAAGGAGATTTTATATGGTCAGACCAAGATGTTCATACCATATGGAGTGCTATTAAACATGGAAATAACCTTTTAACTATAGGTTATGGAAACTCAAAAAACAACTATCAAAGAAGTTCAACTTCTCAAAATATAAAAAATCAAATCTTAGCTTTAGTTAATAGTATAGAAAAAACTGCTTCTAAAGGGAAGAATGAGATTTTTGCTGATGAAAACATTAATGTTATTGATCTTAAAGTAACAAACAAAGAAACTATTAAAGTTTTACTAAACGATAAACGAGTTCGATATATAGAACCTGCTGATTATAGTTTTTTTAGTACTTCTAGCCAACAAAGGTCTAGTTCTTCTGGAGGTTCTGGTTGTGGTTATAACCAATTAACCTTAAACTCTAATGATTACCGAACTGTTACGCCAGGAGCAAGAGTACCTTGGGCTTTTGATGCTCATAAAATACCTCAAGCTTGGAATTACAGTACAGGTTCAGGAGTTACCGTAGCTATTATAGATTCAGGGTTATCACCAGAACAAAAATGGATGAATCAATATTTTAATGATGGATATTCTTCAGGTAGATCGGTACAGAAATACGGAACTTTTGTAGATTCATGGTGGGCATGGTCAAACAACTATGATGGTGTTAACGACAAATGTGGACACGGAACTAAAATGGCCGCTGTTGCTACTGCTCCAAGAAACAATGACAACCTTCCTGTTGGTGTTGCTTACAATGCTAATTTAGTTAGCTATAGAGCTGTTGAAAATGTTTTAATAAATGATTATCATGAAAAAAGAGGTATTGCTGAAGCTTTAACTGCTCTAGGTAACAGAAGTGATGTAAAAGTAATTTCAATGTCTATTGGTTCTCCTTTTAGTATTGGTAGAGTTGAAGATGCTGTAAAATATGCATACAATAGAGGTAAAATGATTTTAGCTGCTGGTGGTACATCTACTTCATTTACTACTTGGTATGGAGTAATTTTCCCTGCTAGCATGAATGAAACTGTTGCGGTTACTGGTGTTAAAGAAGGTCAATATAGTAAATGTGATGTATGTCATTCTGGTTCTAAAATAGACTTTACTGTACAAATGCAAAGAAGAAATGGAACTGATAATAAAATACCAGTTTTAAGTTATTATAACGGTAAAGAAAACTATGTTGGGGGATCATCAGTAGCAACTGCTACAACTGCTGGTATTGCTGCTTTAGTGTGGGCAAAACATCCAGGTTGGTCGCGTGCTCAGGTTTTACAAAAAATGAAAGAGTCTGCTGATTTTTACCCTAATAAGCATTCTGAATATGGATACGGAAATATTGATGCTTTAAAAGCTGTTCAATAAATAGATTAATCAACTAACTAATTTTTGCAAAAGCTTCGTTTATTCGAAGCTTTTTGTATTTTTATAAGGTATAGTTTTTGCTATTCTTTTATTAAAAATAACATCATGAATAAATTAAAATATCTCTTTCTATTTCTTTTTATAAGTTGTTCTACTAGTAGAGTAGTATATGACTACGATAGCAAAACAAACTTTAAAAAGTACAAAACATTCAATTTTTTTGAAGACGCTGGTAAAGGACTGAATGAATTAGATATAAAAAGAGTTACACAAATAATTACAGAAAACTTAAACATTAAAGGAATGAAAATTTCTGAAACTCCTGATTTTTACGTTAATTTCTTTTCAAAAGAAAGAGAATCTGCTAATAGAAATACTATTGGAGTAGGAATTGGTGGTGGAGGAAATATCGGCTTTGGTATTTCTGGTGGAATACCGATAGGTAGAAAAAAAATAAACCAAATACTTACCATTGATTTTGTTGAGGCAACATCAAATGAGCTAATATGGCAAAGTGAAATAAACAGTGAAATAAATGAAAGAGCTTCACCTAACGAAAAGAAAACACACTATTCTCAAATAGTTAAAAAATCTTTTACAAAATACCCTCCAAAAAAATAGCATGGCTTACGATACGTTTTTATCTGACAGAATTTCTCATTTTTTTCAAAACGAAAATGTTTTTTTTATAGAAAAGAAAATGTTTGGGGGACTCTGTTTTATGATTAACGATAAAATGTGTGTTGGAGTTATTAAAAATGAAGTCATGGCTCGGATTGATCCAGGTATTTATGAAGAATCCTTAACAAAAACAGGATGTAATACCATGAATTTTACAGGAAAACCAATGAAAGGCTTTGTTTTTTTGTCTAATGAAGCCATTGATTTAGACGAAAACTTATATTATTGGTTACAGTTAGCACTTGATTATAATCCAAAAGCAAAATCGAATAAGAAAAAACTTTAAAATAAAAAAACGGTAGAAATTTCTTTCTACCGTTTTTTTTAAAATATATACAACTAATTAATAGTTTAACTTCTTAAGGTAATCTAACTTTAATTGCCAAATGTCTAACTCATCTTTGAATTTCTGAATTCCATTTCGAACATTTTTCACTAAAGGATTATCTTCAGTTGCATTAGAAATAAAACTCAAATTGTTTTCTAACTGCTGCATTTCACGAACATTCTCATCTATTTTTCTTCTAATAAATAATTGTTCGCTATCTAATTTTCTATAATCTTTTTGAGTTAAATATCCTTCAATAACATTTTTAAACTTCATTATTTCTATATCTGCTCTCCCCATATTTAAATTATTAAGGTGAGTATCTATAGCTTTGTTAAATTTTTCGTTTAAATGTCGTGCATTTTTAGGTAAAACCCCTAATTCTTTCCATTTAGAAATAGATTCTTTTACCTCATCAAGCGTTAAATTTTCTTTAGCCTTTATTTCTTCGATAAATTCTTTTTTACCTTCAACAACAACTAA is a genomic window containing:
- a CDS encoding transglutaminase domain-containing protein yields the protein MKKSLITFLLFTVSTFIFSQEGVFDVKLTKVDKIIHSYNNIKSINHLVEKIDYDFETNIEKARAVYTWIALNIAYENSNVLFSPEFLIYQNKESLKRLKDYKNRQTIVEAFETKKAVCLGYALLFNKVCNALKIKNELIYGYTRSSVEQIGKIVSNKNHVWNAVYVENEWKLIDLTYGAGYNYRGVWQKYLDVSFFDVNKDKLRLTHFPSKVFWRKYLKQKPLKEFCNDPFFHDSFLTSNIEIITPKLGEIKVKKREKLYLKLKGIDKKASILYTYSNDKYLRVPHVKNTNSTSRIYFKKPKENTNLNIYVNNELVMQYKVLVE
- a CDS encoding transglutaminase domain-containing protein; amino-acid sequence: MRKLFLYLILLISFNVTSQNFKEINEKLKKYPKQITAKRLAKKVAKDFSSKEGQAKAVFYWVSNNIKYNLSAYQNQSQKRIGFSYKNEEDRLQKIQAIKDSIVAKTLKTNKGVCEGYAQTLAKVFSYLGFENEVIKGYVRNSIYDIGEKLNVPNHAWNVVKINNKWVLMDATWASGAVINGRWQPNFNEYFFNFPKKHYLKTHYPKDKKWLFGMKLSKKEFYDQPIYSSDFLKTNLELLGPLKGIIKTKNTVLLKVKNLSSFQTVLCGLSSYRFAKKPSLIYKNDVGYIKITPTKNCNKLFLVVDGKIYIEYKLI
- the kdsA gene encoding 3-deoxy-8-phosphooctulonate synthase, with translation MHLSDIPNIKHSNSNNFFLLAGPCAIEGEDMALRIAEKVISITDKLEIPYIFKGSFKKANRSRVDSFTGIGDEKALKILRKVSETFNVPTVTDIHEVSDAEKAAEFVDVLQIPAFLVRQTDLVVAAAKTGKVVNLKKGQFMSPEAMQHAVKKVHDSGNKNAWITDRGTMFGYQDMIVDFRGIPTMREYAPTVLDVTHSLQQPNQSSGVTGGRPDMIETIARAGVVNNVDGLFIETHFDPSNAKSDGANMLDLKYLEALLTNLIAIRKTIIKL
- a CDS encoding M28 family peptidase, which codes for MNKKPIFLLALIFSFISCKQTKNIKRNNTKVTQKKNISIDSSLVRKHLYTLSSDEMEGRKPGTEGMEKTTVYIENEYKKIGLKTFGDLKSYRQNFTHKGIKMSNIIGVLEGKTKKNEFVIVSAHHDHLGVKKSGDGDRIFNGANDDASGVVGVLTLAEYFAKSDTNERSILFVCFTAEEMGLIGSTYFGKGIDPTKFVAGINLELIGKEPKTGPKTAWLTGFDRSNFGKIIQKNLEGTDYKLFPDPYLKFNLFFRSDNASLARLGVPSHTFSTTPIDIDPDYHKVSDEAETLNVGVLTETVKAVAKGTESIINGKDTPTRVVIKE
- a CDS encoding S8 family serine peptidase, encoding MKKNLLSIGIIFMMFSCSTNDSLEIQNQEQKELLSKTEINSVIKKSLETKGDFIWSDQDVHTIWSAIKHGNNLLTIGYGNSKNNYQRSSTSQNIKNQILALVNSIEKTASKGKNEIFADENINVIDLKVTNKETIKVLLNDKRVRYIEPADYSFFSTSSQQRSSSSGGSGCGYNQLTLNSNDYRTVTPGARVPWAFDAHKIPQAWNYSTGSGVTVAIIDSGLSPEQKWMNQYFNDGYSSGRSVQKYGTFVDSWWAWSNNYDGVNDKCGHGTKMAAVATAPRNNDNLPVGVAYNANLVSYRAVENVLINDYHEKRGIAEALTALGNRSDVKVISMSIGSPFSIGRVEDAVKYAYNRGKMILAAGGTSTSFTTWYGVIFPASMNETVAVTGVKEGQYSKCDVCHSGSKIDFTVQMQRRNGTDNKIPVLSYYNGKENYVGGSSVATATTAGIAALVWAKHPGWSRAQVLQKMKESADFYPNKHSEYGYGNIDALKAVQ
- a CDS encoding DUF4136 domain-containing protein, with amino-acid sequence MNKLKYLFLFLFISCSTSRVVYDYDSKTNFKKYKTFNFFEDAGKGLNELDIKRVTQIITENLNIKGMKISETPDFYVNFFSKERESANRNTIGVGIGGGGNIGFGISGGIPIGRKKINQILTIDFVEATSNELIWQSEINSEINERASPNEKKTHYSQIVKKSFTKYPPKK
- a CDS encoding TfoX/Sxy family protein encodes the protein MAYDTFLSDRISHFFQNENVFFIEKKMFGGLCFMINDKMCVGVIKNEVMARIDPGIYEESLTKTGCNTMNFTGKPMKGFVFLSNEAIDLDENLYYWLQLALDYNPKAKSNKKKL